Part of the Aciduliprofundum boonei T469 genome is shown below.
TGCTTGTGGAGATAAGCGATGGATACACTGATGCTACCCTTACTTACAATGAATCTGCAACAAGCTTCAAAGACTTAGATGGTTCTCATTTCGGTGTGGCAATTGCTAGGGATATGCCTCCGTGTAATTGGGAAAGAGACAGGGTGATAACTTCCGGTGACATAATAAAGATATTAATTAATGCATCGGCCATAGGGCTGTATTTGCAGCCACAGAGCTCAGTGATGATAAAGCTCATACCAAAGCATGGTGTGCCCAATCTGGTTGAATTTGAGACACCATCCACATACACAACGAAGTACATAAACCTCTGGTAAGGGGTGAAAATGATACTGGAAATGGTAGGTGATGACCCAAAGAAGCATATAATCGCTATGAGATGGTTGGGCTATATGCTTCAGTTTGTGGACCATCAGGGATTAGCCAAGATACTGGACTACTATGAGAGGATAGGATGGATCAGCAGTGAAGCCAAGAATGAATTAAAAGAGATAGCAGAAGGCTTAAAACCCACAGGAAAGGGAGAGTGGAAACTGCCATTCAGAGTACATCTGACATCATTGCTATTTATTACAAAGATAGCAGATATACCAATTGAAAAGGAGATTGCAGGTATTGAAACCTATGTTGAAGAGTGGATAAATCATCCAGAAGAAGCTTTATCGATCTAATATTTCTATAACATCCAGCCATAATACCTCTAATTTTTTACCAAGTTTTTCTGCCAAACTTGGAGATGTTCTCCCATTGTCTCCATGCATGAGCTCTTTTATGTATGTGCCGCTCTGTGCCAATACCTCAACAACCCAAGCCTCATTATCTTTTCCGATTAATTTTACCTCATAGACCTCTTTAATTCTCACTTTATCCGCTCTTCTGTGCTTGACCCTAGTCGGTGTCCTCTGTGAGATTTTACCAATCAGGGAGTCCAATGCACTCTTTAATTCCTCCGCCGAAGCATCAACTTTTATTCCAACCCTATATCTTTTCTTTGGTTCTGAGGATTTTATTTGAACAATCTCTTTTTTCGATGCAAATCTTAAATCAAGCACTTCCACCTTTCCACTTAAGTTTATTTTTTTTGCGATTTCATCTAAATTAATTTTTCTCCTTTTAGGCATTTTTATTTCAATTATGAAGGGCCTACCGTTGCCTAGCATTAGGGCATCTATATCCTCTCTTCCCATTCCATGGAGCGCATGCCCTTCCCCTTTTGTGACTTCCATAATCGGTTTTGCTATAATCTCTTCCACGCTTTCCTTGTATTTGCCCGAAGGCCATTTTGTTTGAGGAATCCCTCGCACGAGTTTTCTGTACCTTCCGTAAATTAGAAGGGGCTTAATTTCAATCTCAAAATCGTCATACTCGGTATCCACGATTATTGTTACATCTGGGTCTTTTATGGTAGCTTCTTTTCCCGTTATCTCCATAACTTTCTTTCCCAACTCCCTGTTAAACTCCCTGTTTATGGGCTCACCTAAATTGCCAAATTCATCTTGCAGTTCTTTCTCCCTTTCCATAGTTTCTTGGGAAAATCTTGAACCGATCATAAATGTTTCATATTCAATATCTTTAAGCATATTTGCTATGTGTTTCGCATAATCGTCCAGCCTTGAGAATATGTTATTGCAAAGCTCACAATTTTCAGGATAAATGGAACTTAAATTCAAATTGTTTTCCATAGCATAAATAGTTCTTATCGCCTTCCCCCTTTCATCGTTGCTCAAGCCATGGCCTAGCATGGCGTATAATCTCCCAAGGCAATGGTCACATAGGGGAAGTTTTGCACTTTCAATTTTTATTTTTTCCATAAAGCACCATAACCGCAAAGAATAAATTAGTTTTTCTCAATATCATCATGCCCGGTAAACCGGTGGGCTCGAATAATGAGAGTCCATCGCTCCCGCCGGGCTATATTCCAAAGTACTGGGCTACGCCATCGAGAATGTACTGCACGGCAAAAGCTGCCACTAAAAGACCCATAACTCTAGTAAATGCTCTTGAGCCCTTCTCACCCATAATCTTGGATATTAGGTTTGAGCCAAGGAAAATCAAGGCTGTTAAGATGATTATACCGACAATTGATATCACAATAGAGTCCCACTCTGTTGGATACTTGCTCATAAGTATAATTACGAGGGAAATTGCACCCGGACCTGCGAGCATGGGCGTTCCTAAGGGCACTATGCCAATATCACCAGTTTCTTCATGCAATGCAACCTTCTTCTTTGTGCTCCTGGGCTTGTCTCCCTCCTTGACCATTTCTAAGCTAACCAAGAGCATTAAAAGACCGCCTGCAATCATGAGCGCCTCTATTGATATGCCCATAAAATCTAGGATATAAATTCCTAAAAATGCAAAGAAAATGAGAAGGACTATGGCTGTTAATGATGCTTCTTTCACTATTTTCCTCTTTTGCGTTTCGCTCAATCCCGTTGTTAGGGACATATAGAGTGGAAGAGCCGCGAAGGGGTCTATAACCGCAAATAAAGGAATGAATATATGGAGAAATGTGTTAACATCCATGTTTTTCCCTACGAAGAGAGTTCTTTGGAAAGTGTCTCAAGCTTGCCCATGATCATATAAACCATTGTTCTGCCATGCACAGGAATATTTGGGTCGTTTGCAATTTCATCCAGGGCAAATATGGCGCTGGCAATGCGCACATCTAAAGCTTGCTCTTTCTTGGTAAGTATATCTTTGGCATTTGATATGCCCTTTCTTATATTTCTCGGCAAGGATGTATCCTCGCTGAGCTCTTCCATCATACTAACTATTTCTTGGTAAAGCTTATCTTTATCCGACATTCTAATCACCTCATTCAAATTTTATTCCCCTCTCTTTGTAAGTATTTACAACCATCATTGTCTCGGTTTTCAATACCCCTTCAATCTTTGAGAGCTTGTTTATTATGAAATCTTTAAGTTCCTCGTAGGAGGGGAATTTAACCTTAACTATTATATCATACTCTCCAGTAACGAGAAATACATCTTCCACATTGGAAAACTCTCTTGCCTCCTTTGCGAAATTGTCAATGCTCTTCGTATCAACCTGCACGCCTATAAGGGCAGTAACAATTTGATTATTGTAATAAGCATTCATTATTGAATCATCTTCCATGGAAATCACCTTTTTGTAAATCCCGTTCATATATTTTATATTTTCTGAGAATCTAAAAGACACAGCACATGTCTCTGCGAATAATCTCCATATTTTTCTCCTTCATCATTCGCATAGTTTTAGGTGAGGGGATGACAATTCCCTTGCAATTCTTTTCAACGCAGAGTTCCTCAATTTCGTGAAAATCTCTGGGTCTCATGCATCCAAGTACGATTTTCTTGGGAGGAATGGTAGATAGGGCATAATTGAAAAAATTCAAGATTTCCTCCCGATTTAGATTGACATCTTCCATAGGAGTTCCCTTTGTGGGTATTAAAACAATTAGCACTAGATTGTTAAATCTTCTTAGTTCTCTTATTTTCTCCAAAGAGTCATACTCTCCTTTTATTTTGCCAAAATCCAGTCCTGCAATTATGTGTGGGGAGTAATTGAGAGAGGAAGAATCTAAAAGGTCAAGGGCATGGAAATAATCTTCCTTTGTCTTATTTATTCCAATAACATTTTTTATTGTTTCAGTTGAGCCAATAACATCAAAGGAGATGTGATGTGGTTGCATTTCTTCAAGGTATTCAATATCTCGCTCATCAATTATCCCAGTATGCACATTTACTATGAGTGAAGTATTCTCCACAATCCATTTAACTGCGGGAGCGAATTTCTTTAGAGGAACTTTTCCTTCCTTGGTTGAGCCGCCGCTGAGCAAGAAACCCTTTATTTTTCCCTCATTTTTCTTTGCAAAATCAATTAGTTTTTCTGGTGTTGTGATAGGAAGCATACCTTTGAGATAGTACCCATTGCAGTGCTTGCACTTTAAAGCGCAGAACTCGCCCGTGATGGATATGGATGGAAATGAGCTCGCTGGGTAATAGATGAACATTATTGCCAAGAACATTTTGCCCTTAATAATTCTTTGCGAAAAGGGGCAAGATAAAATCCTTGAAGGAGATGAATGGGGAAGGTAAGTTGGGACGGATAAAGGTTAAGATTAATTTTATAATGATGTATTTCGTAAAGTATTTATAATATAAGTTGCATATCTTTTGCCGTTGCATAGAAGGTGGTGGAAACGAAGAGTAATGGAGTTGTGAAGGTATTAGTGATTTCCTTGTTGCTTTTGATGATTTTCAGTGGGCTTGTAGTTTTAATAAATGGGGAAAGTGCAAATAGCCATTTACAGGATAATAAACTCTCAAAATCTGCCATTCACAATGCACCTACTCCCGATAATTCACATTTTTCTGCGAGTATAGAGAACATCCATCTACATACTCAGAGTTATCATCCATCGCGTGCACATCATTCAAGTCACAGAATGCCATTTTCTAAGAAAGATTTTAGAAAACTTCACAGAAACGCACCCTATTGGTGGAGTAGTTATAGAAACATATCAATGAGTCATAGAGAGCATTATCCTCCATGGCTGAATTACTCGCATGGATTTATGCCTCCTTATAGATTTGCAGGGTGGAATGATAACAATCATAGCTATAGGAATATTAATTTTAAAAAAGCTAAAATTAGTGTAGATGAAAGTAAGTATACGCCACATGCGCCAATAAGAATAAACAGCAATGCCGATTTCACATCTGCGAATGGAGTGATTGGGGGGAGTGGAACA
Proteins encoded:
- a CDS encoding FlaD/FlaE family flagellar protein; this encodes MILEMVGDDPKKHIIAMRWLGYMLQFVDHQGLAKILDYYERIGWISSEAKNELKEIAEGLKPTGKGEWKLPFRVHLTSLLFITKIADIPIEKEIAGIETYVEEWINHPEEALSI
- a CDS encoding tRNA pseudouridine(54/55) synthase Pus10, whose amino-acid sequence is MEKIKIESAKLPLCDHCLGRLYAMLGHGLSNDERGKAIRTIYAMENNLNLSSIYPENCELCNNIFSRLDDYAKHIANMLKDIEYETFMIGSRFSQETMEREKELQDEFGNLGEPINREFNRELGKKVMEITGKEATIKDPDVTIIVDTEYDDFEIEIKPLLIYGRYRKLVRGIPQTKWPSGKYKESVEEIIAKPIMEVTKGEGHALHGMGREDIDALMLGNGRPFIIEIKMPKRRKINLDEIAKKINLSGKVEVLDLRFASKKEIVQIKSSEPKKRYRVGIKVDASAEELKSALDSLIGKISQRTPTRVKHRRADKVRIKEVYEVKLIGKDNEAWVVEVLAQSGTYIKELMHGDNGRTSPSLAEKLGKKLEVLWLDVIEILDR
- a CDS encoding MarC family protein, whose product is MDVNTFLHIFIPLFAVIDPFAALPLYMSLTTGLSETQKRKIVKEASLTAIVLLIFFAFLGIYILDFMGISIEALMIAGGLLMLLVSLEMVKEGDKPRSTKKKVALHEETGDIGIVPLGTPMLAGPGAISLVIILMSKYPTEWDSIVISIVGIIILTALIFLGSNLISKIMGEKGSRAFTRVMGLLVAAFAVQYILDGVAQYFGI
- a CDS encoding UPF0147 family protein, with amino-acid sequence MSDKDKLYQEIVSMMEELSEDTSLPRNIRKGISNAKDILTKKEQALDVRIASAIFALDEIANDPNIPVHGRTMVYMIMGKLETLSKELSS
- a CDS encoding Lrp/AsnC family transcriptional regulator, producing the protein MEDDSIMNAYYNNQIVTALIGVQVDTKSIDNFAKEAREFSNVEDVFLVTGEYDIIVKVKFPSYEELKDFIINKLSKIEGVLKTETMMVVNTYKERGIKFE
- a CDS encoding radical SAM protein is translated as MFIYYPASSFPSISITGEFCALKCKHCNGYYLKGMLPITTPEKLIDFAKKNEGKIKGFLLSGGSTKEGKVPLKKFAPAVKWIVENTSLIVNVHTGIIDERDIEYLEEMQPHHISFDVIGSTETIKNVIGINKTKEDYFHALDLLDSSSLNYSPHIIAGLDFGKIKGEYDSLEKIRELRRFNNLVLIVLIPTKGTPMEDVNLNREEILNFFNYALSTIPPKKIVLGCMRPRDFHEIEELCVEKNCKGIVIPSPKTMRMMKEKNMEIIRRDMCCVF